One window from the genome of Tolypothrix sp. NIES-4075 encodes:
- a CDS encoding tetratricopeptide repeat protein, whose amino-acid sequence MSTIDDVKAENQRNYQKLIVALEASQGILNLLIAVCDDRNLREILINQYETELRQQDFLTYRVRVRTQDPSLRYALAQLVAKENLQPDKSAVITVLGLDELLSVKLDNPKSDQDKFFGYLQWTREGLREFLFPIVLWLNEPMLVSLAQRSPDFWSWRGGVFWFTRESTSIKTENISSSQHTLLKSVPKEIGGLPLEEILRLISQIEAEGKEAPLLATLYDSLASSYQQRDRSSQDRKLAIQAYEKAIALQKKLELKADLASSLENLGNLYFELRDDVTQAEDCYQQALELYRDIGDRLGEANTLQAIGDVLQFLKRSDEALSRYESALQFYREIGDRLGEANTLQAIGDVLQFLKRSDEALSRYESALQFYRDIGARLGEANTLKAIGDVLQFLKRSDEALSRYESALQFYREIGDRLGEANILQEFGKLQDNPQQALLYLQQAQNLYMQIAHIYSQSLNLLFIADAQLNMGESNAAINSLNEAATLAAEINYTPLQEYAQARIAQINTPSSLSVGIKERFINFTQKRWVQFAFCFLVGLIAFLLLRR is encoded by the coding sequence ATGTCAACAATTGATGATGTAAAAGCGGAAAATCAACGGAATTATCAGAAGTTAATTGTAGCTTTAGAAGCTAGCCAGGGTATTCTCAACTTGCTGATTGCAGTTTGCGATGACCGTAATTTGCGCGAAATCTTAATTAATCAATACGAAACTGAACTCAGACAGCAGGATTTTCTTACCTATCGGGTAAGGGTACGCACACAAGATCCTAGTTTACGCTATGCACTGGCGCAGTTGGTTGCAAAGGAAAATTTGCAGCCAGATAAATCAGCTGTGATTACGGTGTTAGGATTGGATGAACTGCTATCAGTGAAGCTTGACAACCCAAAATCCGACCAAGATAAGTTTTTTGGCTACTTACAGTGGACAAGGGAGGGACTGCGAGAGTTTCTTTTCCCAATTGTTTTGTGGTTAAATGAACCAATGCTGGTTAGTTTAGCACAACGATCGCCGGATTTTTGGAGTTGGCGAGGTGGGGTGTTTTGGTTTACAAGAGAGTCTACTTCAATAAAAACAGAGAATATTTCTTCATCACAACATACATTATTGAAGAGTGTACCAAAGGAAATCGGCGGTTTACCTTTGGAAGAAATATTACGATTGATTTCGCAAATTGAGGCTGAAGGCAAAGAAGCACCTTTACTGGCAACATTATATGATAGTTTGGCTTCATCCTATCAACAACGCGATCGCAGTTCCCAAGATCGCAAATTGGCAATTCAAGCATATGAAAAAGCTATTGCGCTGCAAAAAAAGTTAGAGTTAAAGGCTGATTTGGCTAGTAGTTTGGAAAATTTGGGGAATCTCTATTTTGAACTTAGAGATGATGTCACACAAGCTGAGGATTGTTATCAACAGGCATTAGAATTGTACCGCGATATAGGCGATCGCTTAGGTGAAGCAAACACATTACAAGCGATTGGTGATGTTTTACAATTTCTCAAACGGAGTGATGAAGCTTTAAGTCGCTACGAATCAGCTTTGCAATTCTACCGCGAAATAGGCGATCGCTTAGGTGAAGCAAACACATTACAAGCGATTGGTGATGTTTTACAATTTCTCAAACGGAGTGATGAAGCTTTAAGTCGCTACGAATCAGCTTTGCAATTCTACCGCGATATAGGCGCACGCTTAGGTGAAGCAAACACTTTAAAAGCGATTGGTGATGTTTTACAATTTCTCAAACGGAGTGATGAAGCTTTAAGTCGCTACGAATCAGCTTTGCAATTCTACCGCGAAATAGGCGATCGCTTAGGTGAAGCAAATATCCTCCAAGAATTTGGTAAGTTGCAAGACAACCCCCAGCAAGCACTCTTATATCTCCAGCAAGCTCAAAATCTCTACATGCAAATTGCTCATATATATAGTCAAAGTCTCAATTTGCTGTTTATCGCTGATGCACAGTTAAACATGGGAGAATCAAACGCGGCAATTAATTCTTTAAATGAAGCTGCGACACTCGCTGCCGAAATTAACTATACACCATTACAAGAATACGCCCAAGCTCGCATCGCCCAAATTAATACACCCTCTTCCCTATCTGTGGGAATAAAAGAGAGATTTATCAACTTTACCCAGAAGCGTTGGGTGCAATTTGCGTTTTGTTTTCTAGTTGGATTAATTGCTTTCCTCTTGTTGCGTCGTTAA
- a CDS encoding tetratricopeptide repeat protein, giving the protein MNRCYRFILSFMMAIALNFVTFSAEATPIASDLLKLGADNMQRGNYQEAIPYLTEAIQLESNFAAAYSDRCLAYLQLQDYHSAIADCTKAINFAPKNAEAYLNRGLAHYRQGNYLAAMADNFEAIALKPHDFRAYYNRGITTAMLGNQVEAIGDYNKALSIIPQNLQALQADIYNDRGLARLELADLQAAMLDFDKAIRLNAKDYRAYFNRACACTRTGDILGAVRDFSEVIRLNPSNAQAYVNRGVARHWLGYHQAAIADLEKAAQRFGNTEKVAYQKTLDLLKVVQEHIPSQAEIALL; this is encoded by the coding sequence ATGAATCGCTGCTATCGGTTCATTCTTAGTTTTATGATGGCGATCGCTCTCAATTTTGTCACTTTCAGCGCTGAGGCTACACCGATTGCTAGCGACTTGTTGAAGTTGGGTGCAGATAATATGCAACGCGGCAATTATCAAGAAGCAATTCCATATTTAACTGAGGCGATTCAGCTTGAAAGTAATTTTGCCGCAGCTTATAGCGATCGCTGTCTTGCGTATCTTCAATTACAAGATTACCATAGTGCGATCGCAGATTGTACAAAAGCGATAAATTTTGCTCCGAAAAATGCTGAAGCTTATTTGAATCGCGGATTAGCACACTACAGACAAGGTAATTATCTAGCTGCAATGGCGGATAATTTTGAAGCGATCGCTCTCAAACCGCATGATTTTCGAGCTTACTACAATCGCGGCATCACCACTGCTATGTTGGGGAATCAAGTTGAGGCGATCGGCGATTACAATAAAGCTTTGTCGATAATTCCGCAGAATTTGCAAGCTCTACAAGCGGATATATATAATGACAGAGGGTTAGCGCGTTTAGAGTTGGCAGATTTGCAAGCAGCGATGCTCGACTTTGATAAAGCAATTCGCCTCAATGCCAAAGATTATAGAGCTTATTTTAACCGAGCTTGCGCTTGCACGAGAACCGGGGATATTTTGGGTGCAGTGCGCGATTTTTCGGAGGTAATTAGACTTAATCCTAGTAATGCTCAGGCTTATGTTAACCGAGGAGTTGCCCGACATTGGTTAGGATATCACCAAGCGGCGATCGCTGACTTAGAAAAAGCAGCTCAACGCTTTGGAAACACAGAGAAAGTCGCTTACCAAAAAACTCTCGATTTACTTAAAGTTGTCCAAGAACATATACCATCGCAAGCAGAGATTGCACTGCTTTAA
- a CDS encoding Gfo/Idh/MocA family protein, whose translation MGSGFVADYYLQTLPLHPQLELVGVMDRISDRSSKFAAFYNVPHIYDSLEEILKDPKVDIVLNLTNPSSHYEVSKACLEAGKHVYSEKPLAMEMSQAHELVNLAKQRGLYISSAPCSLLSETAQTVWKALRENQIGKVRLVYAEMDDGLVHKMPYSKWLNKLGTPWPYKDEFEVGCTLEHAGYYVTWLTAFFGPAEIVSAFSSCIIADKETDVKLDVNAPDFSVACIKFASGVVARLTCSIIAPHDHSLKIIGDEGVLGIDDAWFYGAQVYIRRSINIGHKRWEGIWKQSLPLAKKAPRLGYRGSHKMDFCRGVAEMASAIAQQRSPRLSAEFSLHNNELVLAIHNALETNCTYKMTTSFEPIEPMPWAKS comes from the coding sequence GTGGGTAGTGGTTTTGTTGCAGATTATTATTTGCAAACATTACCACTTCATCCGCAATTAGAACTAGTGGGAGTAATGGATCGAATTAGCGATCGCTCATCTAAATTTGCTGCCTTTTACAATGTTCCTCATATTTATGATTCCCTAGAGGAAATTCTCAAAGATCCAAAAGTCGATATCGTCTTAAATCTGACAAATCCTAGCAGCCATTATGAAGTTTCCAAAGCTTGTTTAGAAGCAGGTAAACACGTTTATTCTGAAAAACCCTTAGCAATGGAGATGTCCCAAGCGCACGAACTCGTTAACTTAGCTAAACAGCGCGGTTTATATATTTCTTCCGCACCATGCAGCTTGTTGAGCGAAACAGCACAAACCGTGTGGAAAGCTTTGCGAGAAAATCAAATCGGCAAAGTTCGACTTGTCTATGCAGAAATGGACGATGGACTTGTCCACAAAATGCCATACAGCAAATGGTTAAATAAATTAGGCACACCTTGGCCTTATAAAGACGAGTTTGAAGTTGGATGCACTTTAGAACATGCAGGTTACTATGTCACCTGGTTGACTGCCTTCTTTGGACCAGCGGAAATTGTTAGTGCATTTTCATCGTGCATTATAGCAGATAAAGAAACCGATGTAAAGTTAGATGTTAACGCTCCCGACTTTTCCGTAGCTTGCATCAAGTTCGCTTCAGGCGTAGTTGCAAGGCTGACATGCAGTATTATTGCACCTCATGACCACTCATTAAAAATTATCGGTGATGAAGGCGTGCTGGGCATTGATGACGCTTGGTTTTATGGAGCGCAAGTTTATATCAGACGCAGTATAAACATCGGTCATAAGCGCTGGGAAGGTATTTGGAAGCAATCATTACCCTTAGCGAAAAAAGCCCCGCGATTAGGATATAGAGGATCTCACAAAATGGATTTTTGCCGAGGTGTAGCAGAAATGGCATCAGCGATCGCACAACAACGTTCTCCCCGACTTTCAGCAGAATTTTCTCTGCACAACAACGAACTAGTGCTTGCCATACATAACGCTTTAGAAACAAATTGCACTTATAAAATGACAACCTCATTTGAGCCAATTGAACCAATGCCTTGGGCAAAAAGTTAA
- a CDS encoding beta-1,6-N-acetylglucosaminyltransferase — MKIAYIILAHKYPEQLVRLIRSIADDSTSFFIHFDKRSSDEMYNDLVKQLSSMSNVHLLKRFSCFWGNFNIVAATIEGIRQLVHSNIDFDYAILLSGQDYLIKPINQIKEFLEKHRGKEFIETFSLASQNKWTNQDGCYQALNRIQHWHFSFRSKHLYIPIKRRFPKGLEPYGGSQWWCLSRDCIQYINDFVVNNSGFVNYFKYVFIPDETFFNTIVSNSPFKNYIVSDDLKYADWENPNPTPPAIICKNDFHKLANSPKLFARKFDMNRDVEILDLIDQKILGFSTLIEPYISYKKCS, encoded by the coding sequence ATGAAAATTGCTTATATAATTTTGGCACACAAGTATCCTGAACAATTAGTGCGTTTGATTCGCTCAATAGCAGACGATAGTACATCATTTTTCATTCACTTTGACAAAAGATCAAGTGATGAGATGTACAATGATTTAGTAAAGCAGTTAAGCAGTATGTCTAATGTTCATTTATTAAAAAGATTTAGCTGCTTCTGGGGAAACTTTAATATTGTAGCAGCAACTATTGAAGGTATCAGACAGCTAGTTCATTCAAATATTGATTTTGACTATGCAATCTTGCTGTCTGGACAAGATTATTTAATTAAACCTATTAATCAAATTAAAGAGTTTTTAGAAAAACACCGTGGCAAGGAATTTATAGAAACTTTTTCTCTAGCTTCGCAAAACAAATGGACTAATCAAGATGGATGCTATCAAGCTTTAAACAGAATACAACATTGGCACTTTAGTTTTCGTAGCAAACATTTATATATTCCAATCAAGCGAAGATTTCCCAAAGGTTTAGAACCCTATGGAGGTTCTCAGTGGTGGTGTTTATCACGAGATTGTATACAGTATATCAACGATTTTGTTGTGAATAATTCCGGGTTTGTTAACTACTTTAAATATGTATTTATACCAGACGAAACCTTTTTCAATACTATTGTTTCAAACTCCCCCTTCAAAAATTACATTGTTAGCGACGATCTAAAGTATGCTGACTGGGAAAATCCGAATCCAACTCCCCCTGCAATTATATGTAAAAATGACTTTCATAAGCTGGCAAATTCTCCGAAATTGTTTGCCAGAAAATTTGACATGAATAGAGATGTAGAAATATTAGATTTAATTGACCAGAAAATACTAGGCTTTTCTACTCTAATTGAACCTTATATTTCATATAAAAAATGTAGCTGA
- a CDS encoding FkbM family methyltransferase: protein MNTTIQPTTQQIKSKLFGELFIKACRKIGIWQTITYKLKYFFYIFLSQLGINIKGKKLHLSVKTLQYPVYCRYGTSDSWVFNQIFIEEEYFGVGNIENVNWIVDCGANVGYSAVYFLNKYPQARIIVIEPDPDNFELCSLNLAPYGKRAYLLKSAVWSSKVGLVVDRPLQDNGEWGIEVRPCKEGEIPDLNALDIQSVFEQFKIDKVDILKVDIEKAELEVFSCNYQEWLNKVNYIAIELHGKECEEVFFKAISSQKYDSWSAGELTFCKIHPPVQTLVY from the coding sequence ATGAACACAACTATACAACCAACAACTCAGCAGATTAAAAGTAAATTGTTTGGTGAATTATTTATAAAAGCATGTAGAAAGATAGGAATTTGGCAAACAATTACCTACAAATTAAAATATTTTTTTTACATCTTTCTTTCTCAACTGGGAATTAACATCAAAGGTAAAAAACTTCATTTATCTGTAAAAACGCTTCAATATCCAGTTTATTGTCGCTATGGAACGAGTGATAGTTGGGTATTCAATCAGATTTTTATTGAGGAAGAGTATTTTGGAGTAGGAAACATTGAGAATGTCAACTGGATTGTTGACTGTGGAGCCAATGTAGGTTATTCGGCTGTCTATTTCTTGAACAAATACCCCCAAGCTCGTATCATTGTTATTGAACCCGATCCTGATAACTTTGAGCTTTGCTCTCTAAATCTTGCTCCCTACGGCAAACGTGCCTATCTGCTCAAATCAGCTGTTTGGTCTAGTAAAGTTGGATTGGTTGTTGATAGACCATTACAAGATAATGGAGAATGGGGGATTGAAGTAAGACCTTGCAAAGAAGGAGAAATTCCGGACTTGAATGCTTTAGACATCCAGAGCGTATTTGAACAGTTTAAGATTGATAAAGTTGATATTCTCAAAGTTGATATTGAAAAAGCAGAATTGGAAGTTTTTTCGTGTAATTATCAGGAATGGTTAAACAAAGTTAACTACATTGCTATTGAACTTCATGGAAAGGAATGCGAAGAGGTTTTCTTCAAAGCTATATCTTCCCAAAAATATGATTCTTGGAGTGCAGGAGAGTTAACTTTTTGCAAAATACACCCACCTGTTCAAACTTTAGTTTATTAG